A DNA window from Prevotella intermedia ATCC 25611 = DSM 20706 contains the following coding sequences:
- a CDS encoding site-specific integrase: MRTNFKVSFYLRSNYENKEGKSPVMLRVFLNGEMANFGSTKIFVDKTMWNNATSRLKGRTAESLSVNAALDSISTTLNGIYRKFEDDESLSLEKIRSFFIGKDREYTTFLPVFDKFNEDIKQRVGHTISKDSLQKYSVLRRHFSEFLIHKYGRKDIGLTEFTPSVVQDFELYLSTVTGCAYNTSVKKMKALKTVTIYAQKRGYLLHDPFLNHRFHLEPVNRGFLTDEEIMKIANKDFGIQRLELVRDVFIFSCFTGLAYIDVSNLTPDNIVTLDDKQWIMTKRQKTSVETNVLLLDIPKRIIAKYSGKTYRDGKLFPILTNQKTNAYLKEIADLCGVKKNLTFHLARHTFATMSLSKGVPMESVSKMLGHTNIKTTQIYARITNKKIEYDMEQLADKLGKFNKAMGIR; this comes from the coding sequence ATGAGAACAAATTTCAAGGTATCCTTCTACCTACGCTCAAACTATGAGAACAAAGAAGGAAAGTCGCCTGTAATGCTCCGTGTATTCCTTAACGGAGAAATGGCAAATTTTGGCTCTACGAAAATTTTCGTGGATAAGACAATGTGGAATAATGCCACAAGCCGGCTTAAAGGTCGGACGGCAGAAAGCTTGTCCGTCAATGCCGCATTGGACTCTATTTCCACTACATTGAATGGAATTTACCGCAAGTTTGAGGATGACGAGTCCCTGTCATTGGAGAAAATCCGTTCTTTCTTTATAGGAAAAGACAGGGAGTACACAACTTTCCTCCCGGTATTCGACAAGTTCAACGAAGACATCAAGCAGCGTGTCGGACACACCATCAGCAAAGACAGTCTGCAAAAGTACAGTGTTTTGAGAAGACATTTCTCAGAGTTCCTTATCCATAAATATGGAAGAAAGGATATAGGACTGACAGAATTCACACCATCCGTGGTACAAGACTTTGAGTTATATCTGAGTACTGTGACAGGCTGCGCTTACAATACGTCGGTCAAGAAAATGAAGGCTCTCAAAACCGTAACCATATATGCACAAAAGCGTGGCTATCTCCTTCACGACCCCTTTCTCAATCATCGTTTCCACTTGGAGCCGGTAAACCGTGGTTTCCTCACGGACGAAGAAATCATGAAGATAGCCAACAAGGATTTCGGCATCCAGCGTTTGGAACTGGTAAGGGACGTTTTCATCTTCTCTTGCTTTACAGGGCTGGCATACATTGACGTGTCCAATCTCACACCGGACAACATCGTCACGCTCGATGACAAGCAGTGGATTATGACCAAAAGGCAGAAAACAAGCGTGGAAACAAATGTCCTACTTCTCGATATTCCGAAGCGCATCATTGCAAAGTATAGTGGAAAGACCTATCGGGACGGCAAACTATTCCCCATACTGACGAATCAGAAGACTAATGCGTATTTGAAAGAAATAGCCGACCTTTGCGGTGTCAAGAAGAACCTGACCTTTCACCTTGCCCGGCATACATTTGCCACCATGTCTTTGAGTAAGGGCGTTCCGATGGAAAGTGTGTCGAAGATGCTGGGACATACCAACATAAAGACCACACAGATTTATGCTCGCATCACCAACAAGAAGATTGAGTATGACATGGAACAGCTTGCCGACAAACTCGGTAAGTTCAACAAGGCAATGGGAATCCGATAA